The window TTTTTCCGCCAGATACCTGGCGATTTCAGCCGGCGCGGCCACTTCGTAGTAGATCGAGCGCGCATCTTCGCGCACCACGGTAATCTCCCCCACCGCATCCACATGCCCGCTGACAATGTGCCCGCCGAAACGGGTGGTCGGCAGCATGGCTTTTTCCACATTCACCGGCTGGCCGACTTTCCACTGGCCTAAAGTGGTGCGGTTCAGGCTTTCGCGCGAAACATCGGCGGCGTACCAGCTGTCGCCCCACTCAATGACGGTCAGGCAGATGCCGTTGGTGGCGATGGAGTCGCCCAGATGCACATCCGACATATCCAAACCGGTTTGAATGCGCAGGCGCACATCGCCGCCAACGCTTTGCATGCTTTCAACTTTGCCTAAACTTTCAATAATGCCTGTAAACATAGCGGTACTCGATAATGTATGGGTTTACCACAGCGCCAGCTGCGTGCTGACCCCGGTGGTGTCTACGCCGCCTAGTTCCGCAAAATGATGCAGCTGGCCTAAAAGCTGGCGGATCGGCGGCCCTGATTTGGCGTGCGTATCGGTAATCACGATGAACT is drawn from Acinetobacter sp. WCHAc010034 and contains these coding sequences:
- a CDS encoding riboflavin synthase — encoded protein: MFTGIIESLGKVESMQSVGGDVRLRIQTGLDMSDVHLGDSIATNGICLTVIEWGDSWYAADVSRESLNRTTLGQWKVGQPVNVEKAMLPTTRFGGHIVSGHVDAVGEITVVREDARSIYYEVAAPAEIARYLAEKGSVTVDGISLTINHLRGSVLSLNLIPHTAERTNIGTWKAGTKVNLEVDVLARYIERLLLGDKAAEATQQSKISMDFLAENGFLK